The genome window GCAGACCATCAATGCGCTGGAGACCGGCAAGTACGATCCGAGCCTGCCGCTGGCGTTCCGTATCGCGCGGCTGTTCGCGCACAGCATCGAACAGGTGTTCCTGTTCGACGAGGCCGAGTAAGCGCGCACGCCGTTCCACGCCCCACCGGGCCCCGACGACGCCATGTTCCGGCATGGCATTCTGCAAGCCATGAACTCAAGGATGCGAACCATGCGACACCCCTCCCGGCCGTTCGCCATCGCGGCGGCCACCCTGCTGCTCGCCGCCTGCCAGGCGGCCCAGGCACCGGCGCCGCAGACGTCCGAGCGCAGCTACGGCGCGCTGCGCTTCCACCCGTGCACGCTGACCAATCCGGTCGCCTCCAACAACGTCGCGGCGCAGTGCACGCGTATGGCGGTGGCGGAGAATCCGGCGGCGCCGAACGGCCGCAAGATCGACCTCAACATCGCCTGGCTGCCGATCACCGGGGAGGGCGGCAGCGACCCGGACCCGGTGTTCTTCCTGGCCGGCGGTCCCGGCCAGGCCGCCACCCAGGTCGCCAGCATCGTCGACATGGCGCTGCGCGAAACCCGCAAGCGCCGCGACGTGTTCCTGATCGACCAGCGCGGCACCGGCCAGTCCAATCCGCTGAGCTGCCTGGGGCCGGACGGCAAGGAGATGCCGCTGGCCGATCCGGCGCGTGCGCCCACCGCCGCCGAACTGGTCGACTATGCGCGGCGCTGCGCGCAGTCGCTGCAGGGCCGCGCCGATCCGCGCTACTACACCACCACCCAGGCGATCGGCGATCTGGATGCGGTGCGCGCCGCGCTGGGCGTGGACAAGATCAACCTGATCGGCGGCTCCTACGGCACCCGCGTCGCCCAGCAGTACGCGCGCCGCTATGCGCCGCACGTGCGCAGCGTGGTCATCGACGGGGTGGCGCCGAACGATCTGGTGGTCGGCGGCGAGTTCGCCACCACCTTCGAGGATGCGATCGCGCTGCAGGCCGAGCAATGCAAGGCCGATCCGGCCTGCGCCAAGCGCTTTCCCACCGATACCCGCGCGCAGTTGCGCGCGGTGGTGGCGCGGCTGCGCCAGGCGCCGGTGGAGGTGGACTATCGCGATCCGGCCAGCGGCGAGAGCCGCCATGACCGGGTCACCGCCGATACCGTCACCAGCCTGGCGTTCTCGTTCTCCTATGCGCCGCAGACCGCATCGCTGCTGCCGCTGGTGCTGGACGAAGCCGCCAACGGCCGCTACGGGCCGCTGATGTCGCTGGCGCGGATGATGGGCGGGCAGTTGGACGGGCAGATGAACCGCGGCATGCAGTGGTCGGTGATCTGCGCCGAGGACGCCGACCGCTATCGCGCGCCACAAACCCACGACACGCTGCTCGGCCCGGAAGTGGCGCAGATGTTCTTCGCCGCCTGCCCGGTGTGGCCGACCGGCACCCGCCCGGCCGATTTCACCGCGCCGTTTACCTCCACCCTGCCGGTGTTGCTGACCTCCGGCCAGCTGGATCCGGTGACGCCGCCGCGCTATGCGGCGCGCGTGCTGAAGAGCCTGCCCAACGGCCGCCACCTGGTGGTGCGCGGCCAGGGCCACGGCACCATGACCCTGGGCTGCATGCCCAAGCTGCTCGGCCAGTTCTTCGAAACCGCCGATGCCAAGCACCTCGATGCCACCTGCCTGGACGCGATGAGCGGCGTGCCGGCCTTCACTTCATTCAACGGATGGGAACCATGAGCTGCGCAGCGTTCGACAGGGAGGGGCAGGCATGATCGTCGCCGACAATCTGCACAAGGCATTCAAGACCCGCGCCGGCGCCGTGCAGGCCGTGCAAGGGGTCAGCTTCCAGGCCGCCGACGGCCAGATCACCGGCCTGCTCGGCCCCAACGGCGCCGGCAAGACCACCACCTTGCGCATGCTGTACACGCTGATGGCGCCGGACCAGGGCCAGGTGCGCGTGGACGGCGTCGACGTGGGCCAGGACCCGATGGCGGTGCGGCGCGCGCTGGGCGTGCTGCCGGATGCGCGCGGCGTGTACAAGCGGCTGACCGCGCGCGAGAACATCGCCTATTTCGGCGAGCTGCACGGGCTGTCGGCGGCGCGCATCGCCGAGCGCACCCGGCTGCTGTCGAAGGCGCTGGACATGGA of Xanthomonas sacchari contains these proteins:
- a CDS encoding helix-turn-helix transcriptional regulator; this encodes MNSRIRELREAHGWSQGELGERLGVSRQTINALETGKYDPSLPLAFRIARLFAHSIEQVFLFDEAE
- a CDS encoding alpha/beta hydrolase, with product MRHPSRPFAIAAATLLLAACQAAQAPAPQTSERSYGALRFHPCTLTNPVASNNVAAQCTRMAVAENPAAPNGRKIDLNIAWLPITGEGGSDPDPVFFLAGGPGQAATQVASIVDMALRETRKRRDVFLIDQRGTGQSNPLSCLGPDGKEMPLADPARAPTAAELVDYARRCAQSLQGRADPRYYTTTQAIGDLDAVRAALGVDKINLIGGSYGTRVAQQYARRYAPHVRSVVIDGVAPNDLVVGGEFATTFEDAIALQAEQCKADPACAKRFPTDTRAQLRAVVARLRQAPVEVDYRDPASGESRHDRVTADTVTSLAFSFSYAPQTASLLPLVLDEAANGRYGPLMSLARMMGGQLDGQMNRGMQWSVICAEDADRYRAPQTHDTLLGPEVAQMFFAACPVWPTGTRPADFTAPFTSTLPVLLTSGQLDPVTPPRYAARVLKSLPNGRHLVVRGQGHGTMTLGCMPKLLGQFFETADAKHLDATCLDAMSGVPAFTSFNGWEP
- a CDS encoding ATP-binding cassette domain-containing protein; protein product: MIVADNLHKAFKTRAGAVQAVQGVSFQAADGQITGLLGPNGAGKTTTLRMLYTLMAPDQGQVRVDGVDVGQDPMAVRRALGVLPDARGVYKRLTARENIAYFGELHGLSAARIAERTRLLSKALDMDDILDRQTEGFSQGQRTKTAIARALVHDPRNVILDEPTNGLDVMTTRALRGFLRELREEGRCVIFSSHIMQEVAALCDRIVIIAKGTVVAAGTADELRALTCESNLEDAFVKAIGSDEGLHA